In Moorena sp. SIOASIH, the following proteins share a genomic window:
- a CDS encoding aminotransferase class V-fold PLP-dependent enzyme: MTGISPTATPREIHRQQFPALAHKAYFNFGGQGTLPLASLNAIQQAYEYVQRYGPFSGKVNDWVTEESHKTRSAIASELGTSAETITLTENVTVGCNIAMWGIDWQPGDHMLMSDCEHQGIIATAQEISRRYQVEVSTCPIMATLNQGDPTKTIEQYLRPQTRLVVLSHLLWNTGQVLPLKDITQVCHNYPQSSQVVRVLVDAAQSVGSLPLNLTELGADFYAFTGHKWWCGPAGVGGLYVSPDALGSLNPTFIGWRGIILDKAGKPVDWQPDGQRFEVATSAYPLYGGLRSAIAIHQQWGTAEERYHQICQLSEYLWQGLSKLEAVSCLATSPPKAGLVSFVLTNGKRHNRLVEFLEQQGFLLRTLRDPDCVRACVHYFTQPDEIDKLIEAIDGFSSDN, translated from the coding sequence ATGACTGGTATATCTCCTACAGCAACTCCACGGGAAATCCACCGACAGCAATTTCCGGCATTAGCCCACAAAGCCTATTTCAATTTTGGGGGCCAAGGGACTTTGCCTCTAGCATCTCTAAATGCTATCCAACAAGCCTATGAGTATGTGCAGCGCTATGGCCCATTCTCGGGTAAAGTCAATGACTGGGTTACCGAGGAATCCCACAAAACTAGAAGTGCGATCGCATCAGAGTTGGGGACATCAGCAGAAACCATCACCCTAACCGAAAATGTTACCGTTGGCTGCAATATTGCGATGTGGGGGATTGATTGGCAACCGGGTGATCACATGTTGATGAGTGATTGTGAACACCAAGGCATTATCGCTACTGCCCAGGAAATTTCCCGTCGGTATCAGGTAGAGGTATCTACTTGTCCAATTATGGCAACTCTAAATCAGGGAGACCCTACTAAAACTATTGAGCAATACTTACGACCTCAGACGCGATTGGTGGTATTGAGTCATCTACTGTGGAATACCGGTCAAGTATTGCCACTCAAGGATATTACTCAAGTATGTCACAACTACCCTCAGAGTAGCCAAGTGGTAAGGGTTCTAGTGGATGCAGCTCAGTCAGTAGGTTCTTTGCCCTTAAATCTAACCGAACTGGGGGCAGATTTCTATGCCTTTACGGGTCACAAGTGGTGGTGTGGCCCAGCAGGAGTGGGAGGTCTGTATGTGAGTCCAGATGCCTTGGGCAGCCTCAATCCCACATTTATTGGTTGGCGGGGGATTATTCTGGATAAAGCTGGGAAACCTGTGGATTGGCAACCAGATGGACAGAGATTTGAAGTGGCTACCTCGGCTTATCCCCTGTATGGAGGATTACGTAGTGCGATCGCAATTCATCAGCAATGGGGAACTGCTGAGGAACGTTATCACCAAATTTGTCAATTGAGTGAATACCTATGGCAAGGCTTATCCAAGTTGGAAGCAGTCAGCTGTTTGGCTACTTCACCTCCCAAAGCTGGTCTGGTGTCCTTTGTGTTGACTAATGGCAAGCGCCATAACAGGTTAGTAGAGTTTCTGGAGCAGCAAGGCTTTTTGCTACGAACTCTCCGGGACCCAGACTGTGTCCGTGCCTGTGTTCACTACTTCACCCAACCGGATGAAATTGATAAGTTGATTGAAGCCATTGATGGGTTTAGTTCTGACAATTAA
- a CDS encoding transposase — protein sequence MIVREAKLLNGSLAQYQALDEAIRTAQFVRNKAVRLWRDEPLVNKGRLSLLCKELAHAQEYPWVKKLNSMARQASAERAWNSISSFYRRCREGAKKKGYPQFKKHSRNGFADAARTVEYKTTGWKLSEDCLTINFTDGFQAGRFSLFCNHETREDLFRLKINRVRVVRRVDGYYAQFCFDANRKEKGNYTGNVIGIDLGLKYFYKDKNDNAAIYPKYLRRAEKRIKKLQRRLSRKFVKGNKPQSNNYHKARIRLGLAHLKVQRQRKDWAVKLARCVVHSNDVVVYEDLKIKNLVKNHHLAKSISDASWYQFTQWLDYFGKVWDKTVIAVAPNYTSQDCSNCGHRVKKSLSTRTHQCQRCHTEICRDTNAALNILKKGMNILGVEYNSGATPHGFPEKGERAPREYPGALGNCWETGNAWGEFNRC from the coding sequence ATGATAGTTAGAGAAGCTAAACTGTTAAACGGGTCCCTAGCCCAATACCAAGCCTTAGATGAAGCCATAAGAACTGCTCAATTTGTTAGAAATAAAGCAGTCAGATTATGGAGAGACGAACCATTAGTCAACAAAGGTCGTCTGTCTCTGCTATGCAAAGAACTTGCACATGCTCAAGAGTATCCTTGGGTTAAGAAATTAAACTCAATGGCACGTCAGGCATCAGCAGAAAGGGCTTGGAATTCTATCTCTAGTTTCTATCGTCGTTGTAGAGAGGGTGCTAAGAAAAAGGGTTATCCTCAGTTCAAAAAACACTCTCGTAACGGCTTTGCCGACGCTGCGCGAACGGTTGAGTATAAAACCACAGGCTGGAAACTGTCAGAGGACTGTTTAACTATTAACTTCACCGATGGATTTCAGGCAGGTCGGTTCTCATTGTTTTGTAACCATGAGACAAGAGAGGACTTGTTTAGGCTTAAAATTAATCGGGTGCGAGTAGTGAGAAGGGTTGACGGTTATTATGCTCAATTCTGTTTTGATGCTAACCGTAAAGAGAAAGGGAATTATACCGGAAATGTGATCGGTATTGATTTAGGTTTGAAGTATTTCTACAAAGACAAAAATGACAATGCTGCTATATATCCCAAGTATCTCAGGCGAGCTGAAAAGAGAATTAAAAAGCTACAGCGGAGATTATCTAGAAAGTTTGTGAAAGGTAATAAACCTCAATCAAACAACTACCACAAAGCCAGAATTAGACTTGGGTTAGCTCATCTGAAGGTTCAAAGACAGCGTAAAGACTGGGCGGTTAAGTTAGCCCGGTGCGTAGTCCACTCTAACGATGTGGTTGTCTATGAAGACCTGAAAATTAAAAATCTGGTCAAGAACCATCATTTAGCTAAGTCGATTTCTGATGCGAGTTGGTATCAATTCACTCAATGGTTAGACTACTTTGGAAAAGTTTGGGATAAGACAGTGATAGCTGTTGCACCTAACTACACATCTCAAGATTGCTCAAATTGTGGTCATCGAGTGAAGAAATCTCTCAGCACTAGAACTCATCAATGTCAACGTTGTCACACAGAAATCTGTCGTGATACTAATGCTGCTCTCAATATTTTAAAGAAGGGGATGAATATTCTAGGTGTTGAGTATAACAGCGGTGCGACCCCGCACGGGTTCCCCGAGAAGGGTGAACGCGCACCAAGAGAGTACCCAGGGGCACTGGGAAACTGCTGGGAAACCGGGAACGCTTGGGGAGAGTTCAACCGCTGTTGA
- a CDS encoding ABC transporter ATP-binding protein — translation MHLEISHLYKQFPTKQGTIVALKDINMHVETGELVCAVGASGSGKSTLLRLIAGLDMPTAGEITVDGLTVTGPSSERGMVFQRYTLYPWMNVIHNVEFGLKLQGVPKQKRREQAAYYLDVVGLSGFAKSYPKELSGGMKQRVAIARALACHPKILLMDEPFGALDVQTKETMQQFLLEVWQRTGCTILMITHDVEEAVFLSERIYVLTARPGTIQRELRIELQGERTYKIKRHPEFHHYTEEIMDLLRDRPDKLTYSRRQIRDYGGGFSQSDSWFSETTY, via the coding sequence ATGCACTTAGAAATTTCTCACCTTTACAAACAGTTTCCCACGAAACAAGGTACTATCGTTGCCCTAAAGGATATTAATATGCATGTTGAGACGGGGGAATTGGTCTGTGCTGTGGGTGCATCTGGTTCAGGTAAGTCTACCCTGTTGCGTCTGATAGCTGGTTTAGATATGCCTACAGCTGGAGAAATTACTGTTGATGGTTTGACGGTGACTGGACCTAGTTCAGAGCGAGGCATGGTTTTCCAACGATATACCCTATACCCTTGGATGAATGTGATCCACAATGTGGAGTTTGGCTTAAAGCTGCAAGGTGTCCCAAAGCAAAAACGCCGAGAACAGGCTGCTTATTATTTAGATGTGGTAGGGCTGTCTGGGTTTGCTAAGTCCTATCCCAAAGAATTATCTGGGGGCATGAAACAACGGGTTGCGATCGCAAGAGCTCTAGCCTGTCATCCGAAAATCCTGCTGATGGATGAACCCTTTGGTGCACTGGATGTACAAACTAAGGAAACCATGCAACAGTTTTTGCTTGAGGTTTGGCAGCGGACGGGTTGCACTATATTAATGATTACCCATGATGTAGAAGAGGCAGTGTTTTTGTCTGAAAGGATTTATGTGCTGACAGCACGACCTGGTACAATCCAACGGGAATTGCGGATTGAGTTACAGGGTGAGCGCACTTACAAAATTAAGCGTCATCCCGAATTCCATCACTACACTGAGGAAATTATGGATTTGCTCCGGGATAGGCCAGACAAATTGACATACTCCCGCCGCCAAATCAGAGATTATGGCGGGGGATTCTCACAAAGTGATTCCTGGTTCAGCGAGACAACTTATTGA
- a CDS encoding ABC transporter permease, with the protein MNSSQTTRTLKPTVFWRIAEDIPKSLHWILIILSVTVPFVAWWLISSLAGLDSVFLPSPIDVGKAFIRLWQKGFLIQDTVASLIRVFAGFLLAAIISIPLGISMGAFASIRGLTEPIIGILRYMPAPAFIPLFIIYLGIDEAPKIALIFIGTVFFNTLMIMDAVKFVPKDLIESTYTLGGLRRQVLLQVITPYVIPNIIDALRINIAASWNLVIVAELVAAKVGLGKRILLAQKFLKTDEIFACLIILGLIGFAIDLSFRLLLRLTCKWAID; encoded by the coding sequence ATGAATAGTTCCCAGACAACCAGAACTCTAAAACCCACCGTTTTTTGGCGCATTGCTGAGGATATTCCCAAATCCTTACACTGGATATTAATTATCCTATCAGTTACTGTTCCGTTTGTTGCTTGGTGGCTAATCTCAAGTTTGGCTGGCCTTGATTCCGTCTTCCTCCCGTCACCGATTGATGTGGGTAAAGCCTTTATCCGTCTGTGGCAAAAAGGCTTTCTTATTCAAGACACTGTTGCTAGCCTTATCAGGGTTTTTGCTGGCTTTCTGTTGGCAGCAATTATTTCGATTCCCTTGGGCATTTCCATGGGAGCATTTGCCAGTATCCGAGGGTTAACAGAACCAATTATTGGTATTCTTCGCTATATGCCAGCTCCCGCATTTATCCCTCTATTCATTATCTATCTAGGTATTGATGAAGCACCGAAAATCGCACTTATTTTCATCGGTACTGTCTTTTTTAATACCTTAATGATTATGGATGCAGTAAAATTTGTTCCCAAGGATTTAATTGAAAGCACCTACACCTTGGGAGGACTACGAAGACAAGTCCTCTTACAGGTGATTACTCCCTATGTAATTCCCAATATTATTGATGCCTTACGAATCAACATTGCCGCGTCTTGGAATTTAGTGATTGTAGCAGAATTGGTCGCAGCAAAAGTGGGACTAGGTAAACGTATTTTGCTAGCCCAAAAGTTTCTAAAAACCGATGAAATATTTGCCTGCTTGATTATTCTAGGATTAATCGGATTTGCCATTGATTTATCCTTCCGATTGCTGCTCAGACTTACCTGTAAATGGGCGATTGATTAG
- a CDS encoding ABC transporter substrate-binding protein, with the protein MKIPKLLSLCAVFIVSLFLAISCNQSPNTKPSDTSQAVKDSTPIVMGYSSWPGWWPWYIAEKEGLFEANGVNVQLKWFDGYLESMEALAAGKLDANCQTLNDTISFAADAVNGEVAVLVNDNSAGNDKIIVTAEINSLKDLKGKKVAIEEGVVDDFLLSLALEQEGMSRKDVEIVPLETGAAAAAFAAGKVDAVGAFPPFWLTALKRNGSKELISSKAFPGAIPDLLVVSQKLINERTEQVQALVKTWFDILDFIKNNPNKADEMLAERANVSVEEFQQFKAGTQMFTLEENLEAFSPGDSMKHMPFAAKKMSQFMLDVGFIQKVPDLDKILDDQFVKAYAAGRS; encoded by the coding sequence ATGAAAATTCCCAAATTACTATCCCTATGTGCTGTATTTATAGTTAGTTTATTCCTAGCTATTAGCTGCAACCAATCCCCAAATACTAAACCCTCAGATACATCCCAAGCGGTTAAAGATTCTACTCCCATTGTGATGGGATACAGCAGTTGGCCTGGTTGGTGGCCGTGGTACATTGCGGAAAAAGAAGGTTTATTTGAAGCCAATGGCGTTAATGTACAACTAAAATGGTTTGATGGCTACCTGGAATCCATGGAAGCTTTGGCAGCAGGAAAACTGGATGCTAATTGCCAAACTCTTAATGATACAATATCTTTTGCTGCTGATGCTGTTAATGGTGAAGTAGCGGTTCTGGTGAATGATAACTCTGCTGGCAATGACAAAATTATTGTCACAGCAGAAATTAATTCCCTGAAAGACTTGAAAGGTAAAAAGGTAGCGATAGAAGAGGGAGTTGTAGATGACTTCTTGCTTAGCTTAGCCCTAGAACAAGAGGGAATGTCCAGAAAAGACGTGGAAATTGTACCCTTAGAGACTGGAGCAGCAGCAGCAGCATTTGCAGCTGGTAAAGTAGATGCAGTGGGTGCATTCCCTCCCTTTTGGCTCACTGCCCTAAAACGAAATGGAAGTAAAGAATTAATTAGTTCCAAAGCATTTCCTGGGGCAATTCCTGACTTACTTGTAGTTAGTCAAAAGCTGATTAATGAACGTACTGAGCAAGTTCAAGCTCTAGTAAAAACTTGGTTTGATATCCTGGATTTTATCAAAAATAATCCCAATAAAGCCGATGAAATGCTGGCGGAACGCGCTAATGTTAGTGTTGAGGAATTCCAACAGTTTAAAGCAGGAACTCAAATGTTTACCCTGGAAGAAAACCTAGAGGCATTTAGCCCTGGAGATAGCATGAAGCATATGCCTTTTGCCGCTAAAAAAATGTCTCAGTTTATGCTGGATGTGGGATTTATTCAAAAAGTTCCTGATTTAGATAAGATACTTGATGACCAGTTTGTCAAAGCCTATGCCGCAGGTCGTTCTTAG
- a CDS encoding Uma2 family endonuclease, with protein sequence MLKYDPLQYLPTSEELPSSDNTPVDNELQDLIPHLLKASLSLIWQQRYDWFFGIDMGYYYHPNQSAIVPDAFLSLGVDRRKIRPKGRQGRLSYVLWEENNTVPILAIENVSQTYNGEYDQKKLDYAELGFLYYVIYDGDSYYPRKGEPFEVHRLVDGVYVRQSGNPVWMPEIGLGIGTELGSYQDWSREWLYWYDLNGKRYPSPEERTEQAELEAAQERQRAIQAELEASQERQRAIQAEQRAAEAEQNLDALKAQLKQLGMNPEDFMNG encoded by the coding sequence ATGCTAAAGTATGACCCGTTACAATATCTTCCTACTTCCGAGGAGCTACCCTCTTCTGATAACACCCCTGTGGATAATGAACTGCAAGATTTAATCCCCCACTTGCTCAAAGCGAGCTTATCCCTAATCTGGCAACAGCGGTATGACTGGTTTTTTGGAATTGATATGGGCTACTATTACCACCCTAACCAGAGCGCGATAGTTCCTGACGCTTTCTTAAGTTTAGGAGTAGACCGGCGCAAAATTCGTCCCAAGGGTCGTCAAGGACGTTTAAGTTATGTGCTTTGGGAAGAAAACAATACCGTGCCAATTCTAGCCATCGAGAATGTCTCTCAAACCTACAATGGCGAGTACGACCAGAAAAAATTAGACTATGCCGAATTAGGATTCCTATATTATGTAATTTATGATGGCGACAGTTATTATCCACGCAAAGGGGAGCCCTTTGAGGTTCATCGCTTGGTAGATGGGGTGTATGTGCGTCAAAGCGGGAATCCAGTGTGGATGCCAGAAATTGGTTTGGGAATTGGTACAGAATTAGGAAGTTATCAGGATTGGAGTCGGGAATGGCTTTATTGGTATGACCTTAACGGGAAACGGTATCCCTCCCCAGAGGAAAGAACTGAACAGGCTGAGCTGGAAGCAGCTCAAGAACGTCAACGGGCTATTCAAGCTGAACTGGAAGCATCTCAAGAACGTCAACGGGCTATTCAAGCTGAGCAACGGGCTGCGGAAGCTGAACAGAACCTTGATGCTTTGAAAGCTCAACTAAAACAACTGGGGATGAATCCTGAAGATTTTATGAATGGTTAG
- a CDS encoding D-glycerate dehydrogenase produces MSQPKVFITRRLPDTRLEQLHQIANVEIWPERQPPPYEVLLNKVKEIDGLLCLLTDSIDKQIIEAAPSLKVISQLAVGYDNIDISAATIRGIPIGHTPGVLTEATADLAWTLLMATARRVIEADKFVRAGHWQTWEPTLLLGPNISSATLGIVGFGRIGQAVARRGRGFDMEILYYSRHRRDSELEQSLGVKYAEFDLLLRESDFITIHTALSEETYHLFSTPQFELMKSSAILINTARGAIVDPEALYQALSNGQIAAAALDVTKPEPIPMDSPLLSLDNLIITPHIGSATYQTRSQMAKMAVNNLIAGLLGKPLPYCVNPQVY; encoded by the coding sequence ATGTCTCAACCCAAAGTCTTCATAACTCGCCGCCTTCCTGATACCAGACTCGAACAACTCCACCAAATCGCCAATGTCGAAATCTGGCCAGAGCGTCAACCCCCTCCCTACGAGGTATTGCTCAACAAAGTCAAAGAAATCGATGGCTTACTGTGCCTACTCACAGATTCCATTGACAAGCAAATCATCGAAGCTGCACCATCCCTCAAGGTAATCAGCCAATTAGCAGTAGGTTACGATAACATTGATATCTCTGCTGCCACCATCCGGGGTATCCCCATTGGTCATACTCCTGGTGTCCTGACTGAGGCTACAGCTGATTTAGCCTGGACGTTACTAATGGCAACAGCACGGCGAGTGATTGAAGCAGATAAATTTGTACGTGCTGGTCATTGGCAGACTTGGGAACCTACTTTATTGCTAGGACCAAACATCAGCAGTGCTACTTTAGGAATTGTTGGCTTTGGACGCATTGGTCAAGCTGTTGCTCGTCGTGGGCGAGGGTTTGATATGGAAATTCTTTATTACAGTCGGCATCGACGGGACTCAGAATTAGAACAATCCCTTGGTGTAAAGTATGCTGAATTCGACTTGCTCCTAAGGGAATCAGACTTTATTACCATTCACACTGCTCTGTCTGAAGAAACCTACCATCTATTTAGTACTCCCCAGTTTGAGCTGATGAAATCCTCGGCTATCTTGATCAACACCGCACGAGGAGCAATCGTAGATCCAGAAGCATTGTACCAAGCTCTGAGCAATGGTCAAATCGCTGCGGCTGCTCTGGACGTAACTAAACCAGAACCCATTCCCATGGATAGTCCTTTGTTGAGCTTGGATAATCTGATCATCACCCCTCACATTGGTAGTGCAACCTACCAAACGCGATCGCAAATGGCTAAGATGGCGGTGAATAATCTTATTGCTGGACTTTTGGGTAAGCCATTACCCTATTGTGTGAATCCACAAGTGTATTAG
- the speB gene encoding agmatinase, producing the protein MTENSSENPLFESPDSNSSNLSEAERALEREAQLPSTGWQQEVSKGLEYGLEAAESISDRTIPTFSRGELPHYAGINTFLKAPYLEDVRQVESYDVAIVGVPHDSGTTYRPGTRFGPQGIRRISALYTPYNFELGIDLREQITLCDVGDIFTIPANNEKSFDQISKGIAHIFSSGAFPIILGGDHSIGFPTVRGICRHLGDKKVGIIHFDRHVDTQETDLDERMHTCPWFHATNMRNAPAKNLVQLGIGGWQVPRQGVKVCRERASNILTVTDITEMGLDAAVEFALERALDGTDCIYISFDIDCIDAGFVPGTGWPEPGGLLPREALYLLGKIVQQAPVCGLEVVEVSPPYDISDITALMATRVICDTMAHLVLSGQLPRQEKPSYIHPEAQPELVEWT; encoded by the coding sequence ATGACTGAAAATTCTTCTGAAAACCCCTTGTTTGAAAGCCCAGACAGTAACAGTTCAAATCTTTCTGAGGCCGAACGTGCCCTGGAGCGTGAAGCTCAACTACCATCGACGGGATGGCAGCAGGAGGTGTCAAAGGGGCTCGAATACGGGCTGGAAGCGGCAGAGAGTATTAGCGATCGCACTATTCCCACCTTTTCCCGGGGTGAACTACCTCACTACGCTGGCATCAATACTTTCCTCAAAGCGCCCTATCTCGAAGATGTTCGCCAGGTTGAGTCATACGATGTAGCCATTGTCGGGGTTCCCCACGACTCGGGAACCACCTATCGCCCAGGAACCCGCTTTGGTCCCCAAGGCATTCGCCGCATTTCTGCCTTGTACACTCCTTATAACTTTGAGTTGGGGATTGACCTACGAGAGCAAATTACCCTCTGTGACGTGGGAGATATTTTTACAATTCCAGCCAACAACGAAAAGTCATTTGACCAGATTTCTAAGGGCATTGCTCACATCTTCAGCTCTGGAGCGTTTCCCATCATTTTGGGAGGGGATCATTCCATCGGATTTCCTACCGTTCGGGGTATTTGTCGGCACTTAGGGGACAAGAAAGTTGGCATTATCCACTTTGATCGCCATGTAGATACCCAGGAAACCGACCTGGATGAGCGGATGCACACCTGCCCTTGGTTTCATGCCACTAACATGAGGAATGCTCCAGCCAAGAACTTAGTGCAACTGGGCATTGGCGGTTGGCAAGTACCTCGCCAGGGAGTCAAAGTTTGCCGGGAGCGGGCAAGTAATATCCTGACAGTAACCGATATCACTGAAATGGGATTGGACGCAGCAGTAGAGTTTGCCCTCGAACGGGCACTAGACGGTACCGACTGCATTTATATCAGCTTCGATATTGACTGTATCGATGCCGGTTTTGTTCCTGGTACAGGTTGGCCCGAACCAGGCGGACTCCTCCCCCGGGAAGCTCTGTATCTACTGGGGAAGATTGTTCAGCAGGCTCCTGTTTGCGGTTTGGAAGTAGTGGAAGTCTCGCCGCCCTATGACATCAGTGACATCACTGCCCTGATGGCAACTCGCGTAATCTGTGACACAATGGCGCACCTAGTGCTATCCGGTCAACTGCCGCGCCAGGAAAAACCCTCCTACATTCATCCAGAAGCGCAGCCGGAATTAGTAGAGTGGACTTGA
- the hypA gene encoding hydrogenase maturation nickel metallochaperone HypA, which yields MHETDMTKALIVTLRNWWEAQPERPKISCVHLTVGQFTGVEPLSLELAFEAQIPNTFLSGAKLVIQETPLIAFCHQCQQDYRPDIDSQYACPECKSPMEDIRSGRELKIDRLEYCGSAVEPNAPQL from the coding sequence ATGCATGAGACTGACATGACCAAGGCACTAATTGTGACCTTGCGCAATTGGTGGGAAGCACAGCCAGAGCGACCCAAAATTTCCTGCGTCCATCTGACAGTAGGCCAGTTCACTGGTGTTGAACCCTTGAGTTTGGAATTGGCCTTTGAAGCTCAAATTCCCAACACCTTTTTGTCTGGTGCCAAACTGGTGATTCAGGAAACCCCCTTAATTGCCTTTTGCCATCAGTGTCAACAAGACTATCGGCCTGACATTGATAGTCAATACGCTTGCCCAGAATGTAAATCACCGATGGAAGACATCCGCTCTGGGCGAGAATTAAAGATTGACCGCCTTGAATACTGTGGCTCTGCTGTTGAACCCAATGCACCACAGCTTTGA
- a CDS encoding class I SAM-dependent methyltransferase translates to MAERNLETTPLHQMNPENRFSELVADYAKYRPSYPAAAIDKILETLENRGQLVAADIGAGTGISSRLLAQWGVRVIAIEPNTKIRKAATSHPLVEFRDGTAQQTNLPDASIDLVACFQSFHWFDPEPTLLEFRRILKPTGQLAVVWNDRNRQDDFTQGYSHLVQIASNHHPAESRMCSVDPLLASPLFPNVYSYTFSYQQALDKDGLIGRAMSVSYIPREGLAHQKLISDLQELYNIWCDHKGLVYLRYRTRVYLAQPEC, encoded by the coding sequence ATGGCCGAAAGGAACCTTGAGACAACACCATTACACCAGATGAACCCAGAGAATCGATTTTCTGAGCTGGTGGCAGATTATGCCAAATACCGACCCAGTTACCCAGCTGCAGCTATCGACAAGATTCTGGAAACACTTGAGAACAGAGGGCAACTGGTAGCTGCGGATATTGGTGCAGGAACAGGAATTTCCTCTCGGCTACTAGCTCAATGGGGAGTTCGAGTTATTGCTATCGAACCCAATACTAAGATCAGAAAAGCTGCTACCAGCCATCCATTGGTTGAATTCCGGGATGGAACTGCTCAACAGACCAACTTACCTGATGCATCTATTGACTTAGTAGCTTGCTTTCAATCCTTCCATTGGTTTGACCCAGAGCCAACTTTGCTAGAGTTTCGCCGTATCCTGAAGCCTACTGGACAATTAGCTGTGGTCTGGAATGACCGCAACCGCCAAGATGATTTTACCCAAGGCTATAGTCATCTAGTGCAAATCGCCTCCAATCATCATCCCGCCGAGTCCCGTATGTGTTCGGTAGACCCCTTGCTAGCTAGTCCATTGTTTCCCAATGTCTATTCCTACACCTTTTCTTATCAGCAAGCATTAGACAAAGATGGTCTGATTGGTCGTGCTATGAGTGTCTCCTATATCCCACGGGAAGGATTAGCGCACCAGAAACTTATCTCTGATTTGCAGGAATTGTACAACATTTGGTGTGATCACAAAGGTTTAGTTTACTTGAGGTATCGTACTAGGGTTTACCTAGCTCAACCTGAGTGCTGA
- a CDS encoding pre-16S rRNA-processing nuclease YqgF: MILGFDPGRDKCGVAVMEKEGQLLTHEVVASENAIAKLQQLCQQFPIETIVMGDQTTAKRWKQKIQEELPASVPIVLVDERYSSLEARPRYWQMYPPKGFQRLIPQGMRQPPRPIDDIVAILLIERYIIKSKS, translated from the coding sequence ATGATTTTAGGCTTCGATCCAGGACGAGATAAATGTGGTGTAGCAGTAATGGAGAAAGAAGGTCAGCTGCTAACCCATGAGGTAGTGGCTTCAGAAAATGCGATCGCAAAACTCCAGCAACTGTGTCAACAATTCCCCATTGAAACCATTGTGATGGGAGACCAAACTACTGCCAAGAGATGGAAACAGAAAATCCAGGAGGAATTACCAGCATCAGTACCTATTGTCCTGGTAGATGAGCGCTACAGTAGTTTAGAAGCTCGCCCACGCTACTGGCAAATGTATCCTCCCAAAGGGTTCCAACGCCTTATCCCCCAAGGAATGCGCCAACCTCCTCGACCCATTGATGATATTGTGGCAATTTTGTTAATCGAGCGCTATATAATCAAAAGCAAAAGCTAA
- a CDS encoding DUF3146 family protein, giving the protein MSAKGLPETTAYVRITRHCWQQGKIEGEVQAADYEWQFQWHFRVSKLLVTPSLGRALIQEPLGRFLEQCDYQLEPGGNYAFTIRAEL; this is encoded by the coding sequence GTGAGTGCAAAGGGTTTGCCTGAAACCACTGCCTACGTCAGAATTACGCGGCACTGCTGGCAACAGGGCAAGATTGAAGGGGAAGTTCAAGCCGCAGACTATGAATGGCAGTTTCAGTGGCATTTTCGGGTAAGTAAGCTGTTAGTCACCCCCTCTCTCGGACGTGCCTTGATTCAGGAACCCCTAGGCCGATTTTTAGAACAGTGCGATTACCAGCTCGAACCAGGGGGAAACTATGCTTTTACCATTCGAGCTGAACTATAG
- a CDS encoding secondary thiamine-phosphate synthase enzyme YjbQ, protein MTHYQQRLKIKTTGKSFSNITRKVQSVVATSGLETGLCTIFLRHTSASLVIQENADPDVLTDLSNFFAKLVPEDGKSYSHSAEGPDDMPAHIRSALTKTSEQIPIAQGRLLLGTWQGIYIWEHRRQAHYRELVVHIAGK, encoded by the coding sequence ATGACTCATTATCAACAACGACTCAAAATTAAGACTACCGGTAAATCGTTCTCCAACATTACCCGGAAAGTTCAATCCGTGGTTGCTACATCAGGACTCGAGACTGGATTGTGTACCATTTTCCTGCGTCATACCTCGGCAAGTTTGGTAATTCAGGAAAATGCTGATCCTGATGTGCTCACGGATTTATCGAACTTTTTTGCTAAATTAGTACCAGAAGATGGCAAAAGCTATAGCCATAGTGCCGAAGGTCCCGATGATATGCCTGCTCATATCCGCAGTGCACTGACCAAAACATCGGAACAGATTCCTATTGCTCAAGGGAGATTGCTCCTAGGAACCTGGCAGGGCATTTATATTTGGGAGCATCGCCGACAGGCTCACTACCGGGAGTTGGTGGTGCATATCGCAGGGAAGTGA